One part of the Meleagris gallopavo isolate NT-WF06-2002-E0010 breed Aviagen turkey brand Nicholas breeding stock chromosome 20, Turkey_5.1, whole genome shotgun sequence genome encodes these proteins:
- the SLC16A6 gene encoding monocarboxylate transporter 7: MTVKAVKMPCTTPNVYTKVPDGGWGWAIAVAFFFVEALTYGVIKSFGVFFNDLMESFDETNSRISWIISICVFVQTFTAPLSTVLSNRFGHRFVVMAGGLLVSTGMITASFAHSVVHMYITIGIVSGLGYCLSFLPTVTILSQYFDKRRSLVTAVASTGECFAVFLFAPVNTHLKEQIGWRYSLLFVGALQLGIVVCGSLLRPMIIKEQEEEEVKAQPPEEPAETKYMLENEQTRTSIESIDSGVEITTSPKNVPGNTKAEPKSEEPKDHVQIIVENNSSPTEPKTKLLDFSVMRDYSFICYAFFGLFATLGFFAPSLYVIPLSRSLGISKDHSAYILSAMAIAEVLGRISAGWVLNKEPIRKIHIELICVVLLSVALFAFPFASEFWGLMTCSIFFGFMLGTVAGTHIPLLAEDDVVGIARMPSAAGVYVFIQSFSGLAGPPLAGNTFVVAGGPGAAETRSEMFGK, encoded by the exons ATGACTGTCAAAGCTGTAAAAATGCCGTGCACCACTCCAAATGTTTATACTAAAGTGCCTGACGGAGGATGGGGCTGGGCAATTGCTGTGGCTTTCTTCTTTGTGGAAGCTCTTACATATGGCGTTATAAAATCATTCGGAGTCTTCTTCAATGACCTGATGGAAAGCTTTGATGAAACCAACAGCAGGATATCGTGGATAATATCcatctgtgtgtttgtgcagaCCTTCACAG CTCCTCTGTCGACGGTGCTCAGCAACCGCTTCGGTCACCGCTTCGTCGTGATGGCTGGAGGGCTGCTGGTCAGCACCGGCATGATCACAGCCTCCTTTGCACACAGTGTCGTTCACATGTACATCACCATCGGCATCGTTTCTG GCCTTGGGTACTGCCTCTCTTTCCTCCCGACTGTCACCATTTTATCACAGTATTTTGACAAAAGACGTTCGTTGGTCACAGCAGTGGCATCTACAGGGGAATGTTTTGCTGTCTTCCTCTTTGCACCAG tAAACACTCACTTGAAGGAGCAGATCGGCTGGAGATACAGCCTCCTTTTCGTTGGGGCGCTGCAGCTGGGCATTGTCGTCTGTGGATCGCTGCTGCGACCCATGATCATCAAAGagcaagaagaagaagaagtgAAGGCGCAGCCTCCAGAAGAGCCCGCGGAGACAAAGTACATGCTTGAAAATGAGCAAACACGCACCTCAATAGAGTCCATTGACTCAGGAGTAGAAATAACTACCTCACCCAAAAATGTGCCTGGAAACACCAAAGCAGAGCCGAAAAGTGAAGAACCAAAGGACCACGTACAGATAATCGTTGAAAATAACAGCAGCCCTACAGAACCAAAAACCAAACTACTGGACTTCTCTGTGATGAGAGACTATAGCTTTATCTGTTATGCATTCTTTGGCCTATTTGCTACCCTGGGATTCTTCGCTCCCTCCCTGTATGTCATTCCCCTGAGCCGCAGCCTTGGCATCAGCAAAGACCATTCTGCATACATACTGTCTGCAATGGCGATTGCGGAGGTCTTGGGCAGAATTTCAGCTGGCTGGGTGCTCAACAAAGAGCCTATCCGCAAGATCCACATCGAACTCATCTGTGTCGTTCTGCTGTCTGTAGCACTGTTTGCCTTCCCTTTTGCCTCTGAATTCTGGGGGTTGATGACATGTAGCATATTTTTTGGGTTCATGCTTGGCACGGTAGCGGGCACGCACATCCCGCTGCTGGCAGAAGACGACGTGGTTGGCATTGCAAGAATGCCTTCTGCAGCTGGAGTCTACGTCTTCATTCAGAGCTTCTCTGGGTTGGCTGGTCCACCCCTCGCAGGTAACActtttgttgtgg CCGGCGGCCCCGGCGCTGCAGAAACCAGGTCTGAAATGTTCGGAAAGTGA
- the WIPI1 gene encoding WD repeat domain phosphoinositide-interacting protein 1, which produces MNVYHFKKGTEICNYSYSSNILSIRLNRQRLIVCLEESIYIHNIKDMKLLKTILDTPPNTTGLCALSINHANSYLAYPGSATSGEIALYDGNTLKTACTIAAHDGPLAALTFNSTGSKLASASEKGTVIRVFSIPGGQKLYEFRRGMKRYVNISSLVFSMDSQFLCASSNTETVHIFKLEHLTDSRPEEPPTWTGYMGKMFQAATNYLPAQVSGMMNQDRAFATVRLNISGQRNICALSTIQKLPRLLVTTSDGHLYIYNLDPQDGGECVLIQKHSLLGSGKMEENKENDLQPPLPQSYAATVARQSTVPSTSTMPGYSEDGGALRGEVIPEHEFATGPVCLDDENEFPPIILCRGGQPGKAKRS; this is translated from the exons ATGAATGTCTACCACTTCAAGAAAGGGACAGAGATCTGCAACTATAGCTATTCCAGTAACATCCTGTCTATCCGGCTGAATCGTCAG AGGCTGATTGTTTGCTTGGAGGAGTCAATTTACATCCATAACATAAAGGACATGAAGCTCTTGAAGACTATCCTGGATACGCCCCCAAATACAACAG GTCTGTGCGCTCTCTCTATCAACCACGCCAACTCCTACTTGGCTTATCCCGGCAGCGCAACCAGCGGAGAGATCGCACTTTACGACGGAAATACTTTG AAAACAGCCTGCACGATTGCTGCCCACGATGGGCCTCTGGCTGCCCTAACCTTCAACTCCACCGGGTCGAAGCTGGCGAGTGCTTCTGAAAAA GGCACAGTCATTCGTGTGTTTTCCATTCCTGGTGGGCAAAAGCTCTATGAATTCCGTCGAGGGATGAAAAG GTATGTGAATATCAGCTCTCTGGTGTTCAGCATGGATTCCCAGTTCCTGTGTGCTTCGAGTAACACAGAGACAGTGCACATCTTTAAACTGGAGCATCTCACTGACAG CCGGCCAGAAGAGCCACCAACCTGGACTGGGTACATGGGAAAAATGTTCCAGGCTGCCACCAACTACCTCCCTGCCCAGGTGTCGGGCATGATGAACCAAGATCGAGCCTTTGCCACTGTCCGCCTCAACATCTCTGGACAAAGGAACATCTGTGCCCTCTCCAC GATTCAGAAGTTGCCTCGACTGCTGGTGACTACATCTGATGGACATCTCTATATCTACAACTTGGACCCGCAAGATGGAGGAGAGTGTGTCTTAATTCAGAAACACAG TCTGCTTGGCTCAGGAAAAATGgaggagaacaaagaaaatgacCTTCAGCCTCCATTACCTCAATCTTATGCAGCAACTGTAGCCAGACAAAGTACAGTGCCTTCAACTTCGACCATGCCAG GTTATTCGGAGGATGGTGGTGCCCTGCGAGGAGAGGTTATCCCAGAGCATGAGTTTGCAACTGGACCAGTGTGCCTCGATGACGAGAATGAGTTTCCTCCT